The Natrinema amylolyticum genome includes the window AATCGACTTATCGCCGCGATCACGCGCCTCAATACATTTGCGGATGATCGCCGGGATTACATGGGACGTTTTGAGATTGAAGTCGTCGCGGGGGCCGTAGAGATTCACAGGGAGGAGATAGATACTATTGAATCCCCACTGCTTGCGATAGGCCTTCGATTGGGTCAAGAGCGCTTTCTTGGCAATGCCATATGGCGCGTTAGTCTCTTCCGGATACCCGTCCCAGAGGTTTTCCTCCTGAAACGGAACGGGCGTATGCTTTGGGTACGCACAGATAGTCCCAAGAATGGTGAACTTCTCGACCCCGAACTGCCGTGCCTGTTCGAGGAGTTCGATCCCCATGATAGCATTATCATAGAAGTACCGCCCGGGATTTTCGCGATTTGCACCAATCCCGCCGACGGACGCTGCCAGGTGGATCACGATATCTGCCTCCGACTCTTCGAAGGCGCGTTGGATGTCTGCCTTCTCTCGGAGATCGTACTCCTCACTTCGGGGCACGAAAATCTCGACAGAACTCGAGCGAGACTCGAGGTCCTCTATTAGGTGGCTTCCGAGAAAGCCCGATCCGCCGGTCACCATCACCGTCTTGTCGTCCCAGTAGGCGTAGTTTGTCCCGGTCATCGCCAATCGACCCGCCCGTACCAAGCATCACGGTTATGAGCGTACCAATCGATCGTGCGCCGGATCCCCTCACGCCAGGAGACGTTTGGCTCCCAGCCAGTTTCCTCATGGAGTTTCTCATAGCCGACGAGCAGTTCCTCTACGTCACTGTCACCGGGACGGAACCGTTCGTCGTCTTGGACGATCTCCGGGAGGTCCCAGTAGCCATGCTCGGAGCCGACCTCAAGGATCGTATCGGCCCACTCCTGCATCGAGATGTTTTTACCGTATCCATAGACGTACTGCTCGCCGGGCGATCCCTCCAGTGCGACATGGAGGTGGCCCCGAACGCCATCAGAAACATAACACATGTCCCGCTTTGGGGTCAGGTTTCCGAGTTCGACAATCTCACGCTCAAGCGCCTGCGTAATGATCGTGCCCGTGATATACCTCGGGTTCTGGCGGGGGCCATAGTTATTGAACATCCGTGTCGTCACGGTCGGCAGCCCGTATGCGTCGTGGTAGTTCATGGTGAGGAAGTCAGCGGCCAACTTTGACGTGGCGTAGACGCTCGTTGGATTGACTGGCGACCGCTCGCTGAGCAACACCCGATCGTTCTCGTCGAACTCATGTTTCTCCGCCATCTCCTCTTTCACATTGCCGTACTCCTCGCTTGTCCCAGCGGTGTCAAATTTTTCGATATCGAGATTGAGGTCAATAATCGACTGCAGGAGATTCAGTGTACCTTTCACGTTCGTATCGACCGTTTCGTAGGGTCGATCCCACGACTCGCCTACGTGAGCTTGAGCCCCGAGGTGGAAGATCAGCGTCTCGCTGTGTCCCTTGAGTGATTGAAGTGCCTGATCGACAGAATGTTTGTCGCGGAGATCGCCCCGGTGAACTGTAATATCCTCGCTATGCTGGCGGATGTTGTTCAGTTCCCCACTGGAGGTCGCACGAACGAATGCATGTACATCCGCGTTAAACTCAACCAACTGGTCTACGAGATGTGATCCAACAAAGCCATCCGCCCCGGTCACGAATACAGGGCGACCCTCAAGTTTTGACCGAATATCCATTAGTAAAATCTGATTACCACTAATCTCGTATGAGTCTTTGGCTTTTCATCGCCCTTTCATTTGTATGTCTGTGCTATCTCCCACTATCTGTCATCAGTAGATGATTGAAATGAACTAACAACTCTGGAGAACCAGGACCACTACTGGCAGCAAGCCTGCAGACCAAGTCTACACAGGATGTTTGGTGTATAGGCCGCTATCTGTATCTTTAGGAAGTGTACCAAAGGTTCTGGATACAATCATCTTTGAACTAGCTGTGACTCTCATCATCTTATCAAACGACACTTCTACCCGCGATACATAGACGGATCTAATGCCTACCCACGTTCCGGACGAGATCTGGGAGGATATCGTTGAACACTCGCCACTCGTCTCCGTTGACCTATCGTGGAACAGAATGACGGAGTCGTACTAGGCCACCGTGAGAACCGCCCCGCGAAAGGCGAATGGTTTGTCCCTGGTGGTGTCGTCTCCAAAGGCGAATCACTGGACGCGGCAGTCCACCGTATCAGCATAGGGGAACTCGGTAGTCCGGTGACCATCCAAACTCAACTTGGCGTATACGAACACCAGTATACGACCTCGGAGTTTGAGGGGTTGAGCAAACACTATATTCCGATTGCCTACGTCGTTGACCTCGAGAGCAATGAACTTGTCATAGATAATCAACATTCATCTGTCCGAGTCTTCAGACCTCCGTTCTCCGGTTCCACGAAAACGTTCAACAGTACTTAGATGATTCTATAGCGTGGAAAGAAGATGAGTGAGGAGGGAAACATCATCTGAGAAAGGGAGATACAATTCACTAACTAATTACCTTCCCAAAGAGGACCCGGTATGAGCAATAGTCCGAACTCCAGCAGCGTTGGAGAAGCAGTCACCGCTCTCCGAGAGGAGTTTGCACAGTCGCATTTCGAACTCGCCTACTCTGAGTACAACGGCGATACGTATATCACCGTACATTGTCGGACACCACCGGCGGTCGCAAGGAAAGTCCTGTCGACAGATATCGGCTAACATCGGTCGATGTCAGCGGAACCATGGTGTGGTCTCTCGAGCCCGTCGAAGCGACTTAATAGGGTTTGATACTTCGCCAGATTCCTCCTCCCCGAACACAATTACCGCCTTCGCTACTTTCTATATGCAAGCAACGCCGGGTCCTTTCCAGACCTGTGCTGTAGGCGTCTCGCAGTCGTCACAGACCACTGCTGCATTACCCTTATAGCATGCTCGCGTAAGTCGCCCGTCTGCACAGAACTGACAAGGTGTTCCTTCGAGCACTGCTAGGACAGGATGGCCGACCGCGTCATCTGTCAGTTGCATCCTACCGGTGCTCAGTCAGGATGATATAGTCTTTACGGCAAGAAGAAACATGAGTCGGACTATTCGCTGCACTGGTCCGACCGTCGTCGCATCGGGCCACCCGAGGTAGGCAGGCGTCCACCGCGAGCGGTCGTCGAGACGAGCGCGGCGGCCGTGATTGTCCACCGCCTCGATCGCGGTCTGGGCACCGATG containing:
- a CDS encoding GDP-L-fucose synthase family protein; translated protein: MTGTNYAYWDDKTVMVTGGSGFLGSHLIEDLESRSSSVEIFVPRSEEYDLREKADIQRAFEESEADIVIHLAASVGGIGANRENPGRYFYDNAIMGIELLEQARQFGVEKFTILGTICAYPKHTPVPFQEENLWDGYPEETNAPYGIAKKALLTQSKAYRKQWGFNSIYLLPVNLYGPRDDFNLKTSHVIPAIIRKCIEARDRGDKSITAWGTGKPTREFLYVKDAAEGILNATEKYNASEPVNLGSGEEISIRELVELIAEETGFNGAIEWDTSKPDGQPRRKLDITRAKTKFDWEASTPFRDGLRETIQWYDIDSEFSE
- a CDS encoding GDP-mannose 4,6-dehydratase — its product is MDIRSKLEGRPVFVTGADGFVGSHLVDQLVEFNADVHAFVRATSSGELNNIRQHSEDITVHRGDLRDKHSVDQALQSLKGHSETLIFHLGAQAHVGESWDRPYETVDTNVKGTLNLLQSIIDLNLDIEKFDTAGTSEEYGNVKEEMAEKHEFDENDRVLLSERSPVNPTSVYATSKLAADFLTMNYHDAYGLPTVTTRMFNNYGPRQNPRYITGTIITQALEREIVELGNLTPKRDMCYVSDGVRGHLHVALEGSPGEQYVYGYGKNISMQEWADTILEVGSEHGYWDLPEIVQDDERFRPGDSDVEELLVGYEKLHEETGWEPNVSWREGIRRTIDWYAHNRDAWYGRVDWR
- a CDS encoding NUDIX domain-containing protein, with the translated sequence MEQNDGVVLGHRENRPAKGEWFVPGGVVSKGESLDAAVHRISIGELGSPVTIQTQLGVYEHQYTTSEFEGLSKHYIPIAYVVDLESNELVIDNQHSSVRVFRPPFSGSTKTFNST
- a CDS encoding HVO_A0556 family zinc finger protein, whose translation is MQLTDDAVGHPVLAVLEGTPCQFCADGRLTRACYKGNAAVVCDDCETPTAQVWKGPGVACI